Proteins encoded by one window of Geobacter sp. DSM 9736:
- the gspC gene encoding type II secretion system protein GspC has protein sequence MLRWIVPVNIGLALLITAGVAKISSDLIAFRLGKVFPQTGKKAAAPVSAPSAPEDLASYSPILEKGLFGKATQGKLSPVVAAAATATAAPAAGAIESDLLLLGTVLGSYRQSFALIQRRSTKEERVFRLGDTVFDMGALASVQKETAEIETGGRRVKIYSPTAAGEAAALPSAPPPPQGSGGGLASQIGAGSYVIDQRALNAALDNIGQAMTDARLLPSVKEGKVEGFRVSEVKPQGIFGTIGIKNGDVLLRINDFPIDSPEKAIQSFAALKGLSRIKLDLIRDGQPATFTYDIR, from the coding sequence ATGCTGAGATGGATCGTTCCAGTCAACATCGGCCTCGCGCTTCTCATCACCGCCGGCGTCGCCAAGATATCCTCCGACCTGATCGCCTTCAGGCTGGGGAAAGTCTTTCCCCAAACTGGCAAAAAAGCCGCTGCGCCTGTATCTGCACCCTCAGCGCCGGAAGATCTCGCGAGCTACTCCCCTATTCTCGAAAAGGGACTGTTCGGCAAGGCCACCCAGGGAAAGCTGAGTCCTGTAGTGGCAGCAGCAGCGACCGCCACTGCGGCCCCGGCCGCCGGTGCCATCGAATCCGACCTGCTTCTCCTCGGAACGGTGCTCGGGTCCTATCGGCAGTCGTTCGCGCTCATACAGCGCAGATCAACAAAGGAAGAGCGCGTGTTCCGCCTCGGTGACACCGTCTTCGACATGGGGGCGCTGGCATCGGTACAGAAGGAAACTGCGGAGATCGAAACGGGCGGAAGGCGCGTCAAGATCTATTCTCCCACCGCAGCAGGAGAGGCAGCTGCATTGCCCTCCGCCCCCCCGCCGCCGCAAGGTTCAGGTGGAGGACTGGCCTCACAGATCGGGGCAGGCAGTTACGTCATCGACCAGCGGGCTCTCAATGCCGCCCTCGACAATATCGGCCAGGCAATGACTGATGCGCGCCTTCTGCCTAGCGTGAAAGAGGGCAAAGTAGAGGGCTTCCGTGTCTCCGAGGTAAAGCCTCAGGGCATCTTCGGAACCATCGGCATCAAGAATGGCGACGTTCTTCTGCGCATAAACGATTTCCCCATCGACTCCCCGGAGAAGGCGATCCAGTCTTTCGCGGCGCTTAAGGGTTTGAGCCGGATCAAGCTCGACCTGATAAGGGACGGGCAGCCTGCAACTTTCACGTATGACATCCGTTGA
- the mqnB gene encoding futalosine hydrolase, which translates to MEPVIITAATARELGLLLQAAEGRTERLPGGWECRVGTIRGRDVVIAETGLGKVNTAGCIAQLLSRHPSALLVNTGCGGAYRGSGLSVGDIAVADSEIYADEGVLSREGWQPLDCIGIPLWAGEAERCFNSFRLSSRSAEAAADAAAALGFTVRRGPFATVSACSGTDERGDELERRFGVICENMEGAAAAHLAARHGVACLELRGISNMVENRDLSRWDIDIAVANVQKVLLRLLEMPA; encoded by the coding sequence GTGGAACCTGTAATCATTACTGCCGCAACTGCCCGCGAGCTCGGGTTGCTCCTGCAAGCGGCCGAGGGCCGGACGGAGCGGCTTCCCGGAGGGTGGGAGTGCCGCGTCGGCACGATCCGAGGGAGGGATGTCGTTATTGCGGAAACGGGTCTGGGGAAGGTTAACACCGCCGGATGCATCGCGCAACTGCTCTCCCGGCATCCCTCAGCTCTCCTTGTCAACACGGGGTGCGGTGGCGCCTATCGGGGCAGTGGCCTCAGTGTCGGGGACATCGCGGTTGCCGATAGCGAAATTTACGCCGATGAAGGGGTACTTTCCAGGGAGGGCTGGCAGCCGCTTGATTGCATAGGAATACCGCTCTGGGCGGGGGAAGCCGAGCGCTGCTTCAACAGCTTCAGGCTCTCGTCCCGATCGGCTGAGGCTGCTGCCGATGCGGCAGCGGCGCTGGGATTTACCGTCAGGCGCGGACCCTTCGCGACTGTATCGGCATGCAGCGGAACCGATGAGCGAGGGGATGAACTCGAACGCCGCTTCGGAGTCATCTGTGAAAATATGGAAGGGGCTGCCGCTGCCCATCTCGCCGCCCGACATGGAGTCGCCTGCCTGGAGTTGCGCGGCATAAGCAACATGGTGGAAAATCGTGATCTTTCCCGCTGGGATATAGACATCGCCGTTGCCAACGTTCAAAAGGTGCTGCTGCGTTTGCTCGAAATGCCGGCGTGA
- a CDS encoding 1,4-dihydroxy-6-naphthoate synthase: MNPLTLGYSPCPNDTFIFYALVHGLVEGKLSFKERLEDVETLNRLVLAGELDVSKISYHLLGFVREEYCLLRSGGALGRGCGPLVIAREPGSPSALRGRKIAVPGRYTTALLLLRLFDPCLDNFIVMPFDRIMGAVAGGEADAGLIIHESRFTFQEQGLVQLLDLGEWWERETGQPIPLGGIVAKRSLGSPTVDSIERALALSVAYASAHPAAAISYIRAHSQEMSDEVCAAHIGLYVNNYSHDLGREGEAAVSALLSRGEKAGLIPPSGKNLFVA; encoded by the coding sequence ATGAATCCATTGACACTCGGGTATTCTCCCTGCCCCAATGATACGTTCATTTTTTACGCACTGGTGCACGGACTTGTGGAGGGGAAACTCAGTTTCAAAGAGCGACTTGAGGACGTGGAGACCCTGAACCGGCTGGTTTTGGCAGGAGAACTGGACGTGAGCAAGATATCGTACCATCTGCTCGGTTTTGTCCGGGAGGAGTACTGCCTCCTTCGGTCGGGAGGCGCTCTCGGCCGGGGCTGCGGTCCTCTCGTCATCGCGCGGGAACCGGGCTCGCCTTCCGCCCTTCGTGGCAGGAAAATCGCCGTTCCGGGACGATACACGACCGCCCTTCTTCTTCTGCGCCTCTTCGACCCGTGCCTGGACAACTTCATCGTGATGCCGTTCGACCGGATCATGGGGGCTGTCGCCGGGGGGGAGGCCGACGCCGGGCTCATCATACACGAATCCCGCTTCACCTTTCAGGAACAGGGCCTTGTTCAGCTTCTCGACCTCGGGGAGTGGTGGGAGCGCGAGACGGGACAGCCGATACCTTTGGGAGGTATCGTCGCAAAGCGCTCACTGGGTAGTCCCACAGTCGATTCCATCGAAAGAGCGCTCGCTTTGAGCGTTGCCTACGCATCTGCCCATCCGGCCGCCGCCATAAGCTATATCCGCGCACACTCCCAGGAGATGAGCGATGAGGTCTGCGCGGCCCACATCGGACTTTACGTAAACAATTACTCCCATGATCTGGGGAGGGAAGGGGAGGCAGCCGTCTCTGCTCTCCTTTCTCGGGGTGAGAAGGCGGGACTTATCCCTCCAAGCGGGAAAAACCTGTTTGTTGCCTAG
- a CDS encoding PAS domain S-box protein, whose amino-acid sequence MTEGCLRILLVSRDEDVYRLISGLLLQLGDHLSLEWEGDYRSGLQTISAKGHDVYLLDYRLGDQTGLQLLREAVSAGISAPFIIMTETHARDVDEAAIKAGAADYLIKTELNAFLLDRSIRYAFERKRVEEALRRSEESLARAQRIARLGNWDWNVQTNEMFWSDETYRILGLYPRETPAAYETFLRAVHPEDRGLVNRSVNEAIYMQKELSIEHRILLPYGGERIVHQQGEVTLDAEGAPLRMVGTLQDVTERRRVEDALHQMEEKFSKAFQASPDWIAMSSASDGRYLEVNDAFLSLTGYTREEVIGKTSIELGIWADPPERLRMLKLLDEHGLVRNLEVRFRMRSGDIRCMLWSADVIDFKGEACLIAVARDVTEQREMEDELVRSQAALFKKHEELTKLFRLVEAGKKEWEMTMDHMGNMVILADREGRIRRCNKTFRDFAGLSYNQIIGKNWVELLHDCHLMTGTIYLESMELYHEPTERWFVLNTYPFSDKEMPEVQGTVITVHDATELKRYSIQLQRLNQEEPGIASSEAGNRIFTGE is encoded by the coding sequence GTGACGGAAGGATGTCTGCGCATTCTGCTCGTCAGCCGGGATGAAGATGTCTACCGGCTGATAAGCGGGCTGCTTTTACAACTCGGCGACCACCTCTCCCTTGAATGGGAAGGGGATTACCGGTCGGGGCTGCAGACCATTTCTGCTAAGGGGCACGACGTCTACCTGCTCGATTACCGTCTCGGGGATCAGACGGGACTTCAGTTGCTCAGGGAAGCTGTTTCGGCGGGGATCAGTGCGCCCTTCATAATAATGACCGAGACCCACGCGCGGGATGTGGATGAAGCCGCTATCAAGGCGGGGGCGGCGGATTACCTTATCAAGACGGAGCTGAACGCGTTTCTCCTGGATCGCTCGATCCGGTACGCCTTCGAGCGCAAGCGGGTCGAGGAGGCACTGCGGAGAAGCGAAGAGAGCCTCGCCAGGGCACAGCGGATCGCACGACTCGGAAACTGGGACTGGAACGTACAGACCAACGAGATGTTCTGGTCCGACGAGACCTACCGCATTCTCGGGCTCTACCCACGGGAAACTCCCGCCGCTTACGAGACCTTTCTGCGGGCGGTGCACCCGGAGGACCGAGGGCTCGTGAACCGCTCGGTTAACGAAGCGATCTACATGCAGAAGGAATTGAGCATCGAACACCGCATTCTTCTTCCCTATGGTGGGGAGCGTATCGTGCATCAGCAGGGGGAGGTGACGCTGGATGCAGAGGGGGCGCCACTCAGGATGGTGGGAACTCTTCAAGACGTTACCGAAAGGCGACGTGTCGAGGATGCCCTGCACCAGATGGAAGAGAAATTCTCGAAGGCTTTTCAGGCGAGCCCCGACTGGATTGCCATGAGTAGCGCTTCGGACGGCAGATATCTGGAAGTGAACGATGCCTTTCTGAGTCTCACGGGCTATACCCGTGAAGAAGTCATCGGGAAGACTTCCATCGAGTTGGGAATATGGGCCGACCCGCCGGAACGCCTCCGGATGCTTAAGCTGCTGGACGAGCACGGCCTGGTGCGGAATCTTGAGGTCCGCTTCAGAATGAGGTCCGGTGATATCAGGTGCATGCTCTGGTCGGCGGACGTAATCGATTTCAAGGGTGAGGCATGTCTCATCGCCGTTGCTCGGGATGTTACCGAACAGCGGGAGATGGAGGACGAGCTGGTGCGGAGCCAGGCGGCGCTCTTCAAAAAGCATGAGGAGTTGACGAAGCTCTTTCGGCTTGTGGAAGCAGGGAAGAAGGAGTGGGAGATGACCATGGACCATATGGGAAACATGGTCATCCTTGCTGACAGGGAGGGCAGGATCAGAAGGTGCAACAAGACGTTCAGGGACTTTGCCGGCCTTTCTTACAATCAGATAATAGGGAAGAACTGGGTGGAGTTGCTCCACGATTGCCATCTGATGACCGGCACGATCTACCTGGAAAGTATGGAACTTTACCACGAGCCGACGGAAAGATGGTTCGTGCTTAACACGTATCCCTTCAGCGACAAGGAGATGCCGGAAGTCCAGGGTACCGTTATCACGGTTCACGATGCCACGGAGCTGAAAAGGTACAGCATTCAGCTTCAGAGGCTTAATCAGGAGGAACCCGGCATTGCTTCGAGCGAAGCGGGAAACAGGATTTTTACTGGTGAATAG
- a CDS encoding septal ring lytic transglycosylase RlpA family protein, whose product MASLSLRGALAVTFLVCQMTLPFNTLPLQAEEIPAGTVSKSSIAVSEGPEGVEGIASYYATYYNGRRTNSGARYNPEKMTAAHPSLPHGTKVKVVNIVNKKEVIVTINDRCKKKKKPFIDLSRAAARQLGFLGKGIAKVRIIPLAGESS is encoded by the coding sequence ATGGCATCACTGAGCCTGAGGGGCGCACTGGCGGTGACTTTCCTGGTCTGCCAGATGACCCTCCCGTTCAACACACTTCCCCTGCAGGCAGAAGAAATTCCCGCCGGAACCGTTTCTAAAAGTTCCATAGCTGTTTCCGAAGGTCCCGAGGGGGTAGAGGGGATTGCCTCCTACTACGCCACGTACTACAACGGCAGAAGGACCAATTCGGGGGCACGCTACAACCCTGAGAAGATGACCGCCGCTCACCCCAGTCTCCCTCACGGGACGAAGGTAAAGGTCGTCAACATCGTCAACAAGAAGGAAGTCATCGTGACGATCAATGACCGGTGCAAGAAGAAAAAGAAGCCGTTCATAGATCTGTCCCGGGCAGCGGCGCGCCAGCTCGGCTTCTTGGGCAAAGGCATCGCGAAGGTGAGGATCATCCCTCTCGCAGGCGAGTCCTCCTGA
- a CDS encoding tetratricopeptide repeat protein, whose translation MGTPIKRAILRMLLLGTPLLTCGFDWGFASRDKCDQAKEMAAAIAGESSEAITEKETEILALCPEGAAGHFVAGSRFERLGNRDKALSEYRESLALDPTFSEANARLGRIQLQMGNLDEAAVELTRALSSKADPSYHKILGDIYRQKKLPSLALYHYGEAEKSISDDTGIILGIAEAYRSLGQLDNAEQDYRRALALSPDNVPALLGLGETLKAAGKIDAAITETKKAADAAPSGKEAHLLLAELFVKKGDMKAAAEQSKLAGRELVPVVDPQEQLKLGDEAMAAGDFARAVAAYQSALGAKPKWQDALHKLGDAHAAAGNDDKAIESYLDAARLGGSTAELRFKTGTLYEKKGLLDEAVVEYRKTLAANSGNAEARRRLADIYAARGSFPQAIEHYQELLKLKGDDAPSRLKLARVLVTTKNNKKAIEEYEQTLKIDGENVEAHRELASIYRKENQMEEAEKQYREVLRLKKDDAEARNALTAIFVKNKNYNDLVALLKENVELNPNDPNSHYKLGLVHEFQKNYEEATTSYKQAVELDGGHAKALNALGRLYMKMGRINEAKEALESAKKADPTLEETSLLLNNIRDELTPEPKKYKKSKKKIKKKSKKVKSKTSKKSKKKK comes from the coding sequence ATGGGAACACCGATAAAACGAGCTATATTGCGGATGCTCTTGCTGGGCACACCGCTGTTGACATGCGGTTTCGACTGGGGATTTGCGTCACGGGACAAGTGCGACCAAGCGAAGGAGATGGCCGCTGCCATCGCTGGCGAAAGCAGCGAGGCAATAACAGAAAAGGAGACGGAGATACTTGCTCTGTGTCCCGAAGGAGCTGCGGGGCATTTCGTTGCGGGAAGCAGGTTCGAAAGGCTCGGCAACAGGGATAAAGCCCTGTCCGAGTACCGGGAGAGCCTCGCACTTGATCCTACCTTCTCCGAAGCGAATGCACGCCTAGGTAGAATCCAGCTGCAGATGGGTAACCTGGACGAAGCGGCAGTGGAGCTCACCCGCGCACTCTCCTCCAAAGCCGATCCCTCCTACCACAAGATTCTCGGCGACATTTACCGCCAGAAGAAGCTCCCCTCTCTTGCCCTTTATCATTACGGCGAGGCCGAAAAATCAATATCGGACGACACCGGCATAATCCTCGGCATCGCCGAGGCCTACCGCAGCCTCGGACAGCTCGACAACGCTGAGCAGGATTACCGCCGTGCACTCGCTCTCTCCCCTGACAATGTCCCCGCTCTCCTGGGTCTCGGAGAGACCTTGAAGGCCGCCGGCAAGATAGACGCGGCGATCACGGAAACAAAGAAAGCGGCAGACGCCGCTCCATCCGGTAAGGAAGCTCACCTTCTCCTCGCAGAGCTCTTTGTTAAAAAGGGAGACATGAAGGCGGCGGCCGAACAGAGCAAGCTCGCCGGACGGGAGTTGGTACCCGTCGTCGACCCCCAGGAACAACTCAAGTTGGGTGACGAGGCTATGGCTGCCGGGGATTTCGCCAGGGCTGTGGCTGCATATCAGTCGGCCCTGGGTGCAAAGCCGAAATGGCAGGATGCACTGCATAAACTGGGTGACGCCCATGCCGCTGCAGGCAATGATGACAAAGCCATAGAGTCTTACCTTGATGCCGCCCGGCTTGGCGGAAGCACGGCTGAGTTGAGGTTCAAGACTGGGACACTTTACGAGAAAAAGGGACTGCTCGATGAGGCTGTTGTGGAGTATCGAAAAACCCTCGCCGCCAACTCAGGCAACGCCGAAGCCCGCCGTCGGCTTGCCGACATCTACGCCGCACGGGGGAGCTTTCCGCAGGCTATCGAGCACTACCAGGAGCTGCTAAAGCTCAAGGGGGACGATGCGCCCAGCCGCCTGAAGCTGGCCAGGGTTCTTGTAACGACAAAAAACAACAAGAAGGCGATTGAGGAGTACGAGCAGACACTGAAGATCGACGGCGAAAACGTTGAAGCGCACCGGGAGCTCGCTTCGATCTACCGGAAAGAAAATCAGATGGAAGAGGCCGAAAAGCAGTACCGCGAGGTGCTCCGGCTGAAGAAGGATGACGCCGAAGCACGCAACGCCCTGACGGCCATCTTTGTAAAGAACAAGAACTACAACGACCTTGTTGCCCTTCTCAAGGAAAATGTCGAGCTGAATCCGAATGATCCTAACAGCCACTATAAGCTGGGGCTAGTCCATGAGTTCCAGAAAAATTATGAAGAAGCCACCACATCATACAAACAGGCAGTAGAGTTGGACGGGGGCCATGCCAAGGCGCTCAATGCCCTTGGAAGGCTCTACATGAAAATGGGCCGCATCAATGAAGCCAAAGAAGCTCTCGAATCCGCTAAAAAGGCGGATCCGACACTGGAGGAAACCTCACTTCTGCTGAACAATATCCGTGACGAACTCACTCCTGAACCGAAGAAATACAAAAAATCAAAGAAAAAGATCAAAAAGAAATCGAAAAAAGTGAAAAGCAAAACAAGCAAGAAAAGCAAGAAGAAGAAATAA
- a CDS encoding Hsp20/alpha crystallin family protein, translating into MPPIPKDPVDWLTLFRQQINEIFTYLSEFERRDTSGERAYVPPVDVFETADHLIVEMDLPGFDRSDLSLSMCCNTLVVEGAKREEPRPDDVSYICLERSFGRFCKTLEIPPAVDVAGVEATYQNGVLVVSFPRVKDKAGLIREIPIG; encoded by the coding sequence ATGCCCCCCATACCGAAAGATCCGGTCGACTGGCTGACCCTTTTCCGGCAGCAGATAAACGAGATCTTCACGTACCTCTCTGAATTCGAGAGGCGCGACACTTCCGGCGAACGAGCTTATGTACCGCCGGTCGATGTTTTTGAAACGGCGGACCACCTGATTGTTGAAATGGACCTTCCGGGATTCGATCGTTCGGATCTGTCGTTGAGCATGTGCTGCAACACCCTGGTAGTCGAAGGAGCAAAACGGGAAGAACCCCGCCCGGACGATGTCAGCTACATATGTCTGGAACGCTCTTTCGGCCGCTTCTGCAAGACCCTTGAGATACCCCCTGCGGTGGACGTCGCGGGGGTTGAAGCCACATATCAGAACGGCGTCCTTGTAGTTTCCTTTCCGCGAGTCAAGGACAAGGCCGGCCTGATCAGGGAGATACCGATTGGATAA
- the lon gene encoding endopeptidase La: METKPDTEELKIPEILPLLPVRDVVVYPYMILPLFVGREISIAAVDHALSRDRLIFLATQKDVSDEDPAPEAIYDVGTVAMIMRMLKLPDGRVKILVQGLTKGHISEYISSKPFYSVRVDRVSEPATTEQSIETEALIRTVKEQLTKIISLGKVISPEVMVIVENMQEPGSLADLIASNIGLKVEEAQRLLEIIDPLERLKRVNEFLNKEYELLNMQARIQSAAKEEMGKSQREYFLREQLRAIQQELGETDARAEEMAELRKAIDNAKMPPNIEKEALKQLGRLEQMHPDSAESGMLRTFMDWMVDLPWSKSTKDILDIPRAKEILDEDHYYLEKIKERILEFLAVRKLKKKMKGPILCFVGPPGVGKTSLGKSIARAMGRKFVRISLGGVRDEAEIRGHRRTYVGALPGRILQGLKQAGANNPVFMLDELDKIGADFRGDPSSALLEVLDPEQNHSFSDHYINLPFNLSNVMFIATANQIDPVPGPLRDRMEVITLSGYTEEEKLEISKRYIVPRQIKENGITDEIFSITDDAIKTVIGKYTREAGLRNLEREIGSICRKVARRVAEGEKRHFKINSAAVPRYLGPPRYLREEEMKQNEVGVATGLAWTPVGGEVLFVESTIMKGKGGLTLTGQLGDVMKESVQAALSYIRSKETELGLTEDFFHEIEIHVHVPAGAIPKDGPSAGITMATALISALTKTPVRKEVAMTGEITLRGKVLPIGGLKEKILAAIRAGVTTVIIPEQNRKDLEDIPRHILKKIKVVTAKTIDDVLAVALEKFPPAPTSPGKTNATKGKPTPRRVVVTPRKGVVVGAKQ, encoded by the coding sequence ATGGAAACCAAACCGGATACCGAAGAACTCAAGATACCGGAAATCCTGCCGTTGCTCCCGGTACGGGATGTGGTGGTGTACCCGTACATGATTCTCCCTCTCTTCGTCGGGCGGGAGATATCCATCGCCGCCGTGGATCACGCGCTTTCGCGCGACCGTCTTATATTCCTCGCGACCCAGAAGGACGTTAGCGATGAGGACCCCGCGCCCGAAGCGATCTACGATGTGGGCACCGTCGCAATGATCATGCGGATGCTCAAACTCCCGGACGGACGGGTGAAGATTCTTGTGCAGGGCCTCACCAAAGGGCACATCAGCGAGTATATTTCCTCCAAGCCGTTTTACTCAGTCCGTGTGGACAGGGTCTCGGAGCCGGCGACGACCGAGCAGTCCATCGAAACGGAAGCGCTCATCCGCACGGTGAAGGAGCAGCTGACTAAGATTATCTCCCTCGGCAAGGTGATTTCTCCGGAAGTGATGGTGATAGTCGAAAACATGCAGGAGCCGGGAAGCCTTGCGGATCTTATAGCCAGCAATATCGGACTCAAGGTGGAGGAAGCACAGCGCCTTCTTGAAATCATAGACCCGTTGGAGCGCCTCAAGCGTGTCAACGAGTTTCTCAACAAGGAGTATGAACTCCTCAACATGCAGGCTCGCATCCAGTCCGCAGCGAAGGAGGAGATGGGCAAGAGCCAGCGTGAGTATTTCCTGCGCGAGCAGTTGCGTGCAATCCAGCAGGAACTCGGAGAAACTGACGCACGGGCGGAGGAGATGGCCGAGCTTCGCAAGGCCATCGACAACGCGAAGATGCCCCCCAACATAGAGAAGGAGGCCCTCAAGCAGCTGGGCCGGCTTGAGCAGATGCATCCCGATTCGGCCGAATCCGGGATGCTGCGGACCTTCATGGACTGGATGGTCGATCTCCCATGGAGCAAGTCGACCAAGGACATTCTCGACATCCCCCGAGCCAAGGAGATCCTCGACGAGGACCACTACTACCTGGAAAAGATCAAGGAGAGGATCCTCGAGTTCCTGGCGGTCCGCAAGCTTAAGAAGAAGATGAAGGGTCCCATTCTCTGCTTCGTCGGTCCTCCGGGGGTTGGAAAAACTTCCCTAGGGAAGTCCATCGCCAGGGCAATGGGACGGAAGTTCGTCCGCATCTCCCTCGGCGGCGTGCGGGACGAGGCTGAAATCAGGGGGCACCGCCGCACGTATGTCGGGGCATTGCCGGGACGCATCCTCCAGGGACTAAAGCAGGCAGGAGCCAACAATCCGGTTTTCATGCTCGACGAGCTCGACAAGATCGGCGCCGATTTCCGTGGCGATCCCTCGTCGGCGCTCCTGGAGGTGCTCGATCCGGAGCAGAACCATTCCTTCTCGGATCACTACATCAACCTCCCCTTCAACCTGTCCAATGTGATGTTCATTGCTACCGCGAACCAGATCGACCCGGTACCGGGGCCGCTCCGTGACAGGATGGAAGTGATCACTCTCTCCGGGTATACCGAAGAGGAGAAGCTTGAGATTTCAAAGCGGTATATCGTGCCCCGCCAGATAAAGGAGAACGGGATCACCGACGAAATCTTCAGCATAACCGATGATGCAATAAAGACTGTCATCGGCAAATATACCCGTGAAGCGGGGCTGAGAAACCTGGAACGGGAGATTGGCAGCATATGCCGCAAGGTGGCGCGCAGGGTAGCCGAAGGGGAGAAACGGCACTTCAAGATCAACTCCGCCGCTGTTCCGCGTTACCTCGGCCCGCCGCGATACCTGCGGGAAGAGGAGATGAAGCAGAACGAGGTCGGTGTAGCCACCGGCCTTGCCTGGACTCCGGTCGGCGGCGAGGTGCTTTTCGTCGAATCCACGATCATGAAGGGGAAAGGCGGTCTTACCCTGACAGGTCAGCTCGGCGATGTGATGAAGGAGTCGGTCCAGGCCGCTCTCTCATACATCCGGTCGAAAGAGACGGAGTTGGGGCTTACCGAGGATTTTTTCCATGAGATCGAGATCCACGTGCATGTCCCTGCTGGTGCGATCCCGAAAGACGGCCCCTCTGCCGGTATCACCATGGCGACCGCGCTCATTTCGGCTTTGACCAAGACGCCTGTTCGCAAAGAGGTGGCGATGACCGGCGAGATCACCCTTCGAGGAAAGGTCCTCCCCATAGGCGGCCTGAAGGAAAAGATTCTCGCCGCAATCAGGGCTGGGGTCACAACGGTGATCATTCCGGAGCAGAACAGGAAGGATCTGGAGGATATTCCGCGCCATATCCTCAAGAAGATCAAGGTTGTCACTGCCAAGACCATCGACGATGTGCTCGCGGTGGCGCTGGAAAAATTTCCGCCGGCCCCTACGTCGCCAGGTAAAACCAATGCTACGAAAGGAAAACCGACGCCGCGCCGGGTGGTGGTAACGCCCCGGAAAGGGGTGGTGGTCGGCGCCAAGCAGTGA
- the thiL gene encoding thiamine-phosphate kinase, translating into MKINSLGEFGLIDRIAAGVKQSPGVAIGIGDDAAATTATPGTVTLVTSDMLVERVHFDFDFCDPVVLGRKALSVNLSDVAAMGGRPRFFLLSLAIPPHFPVEAIDGFTRGLLQRAEEFGVTLVGGDTCASRGDLVISITLLGEQLPELVIRRSGARPGDLVCLTGEVGESALGLELLRRGERSGWAIDRHLDPFPRVREGLLLANAKIVSAMIDVSDGLLADLGHILKQSGVGARLGAGSIPCSDRFRDACRHAGEDPLQLSLAGGEDYELLFTIPPEAHQAAVEMLSETGAPLSVIGEVTTEEGLSVFDRNGLPYPVRFRGFDHFSPQE; encoded by the coding sequence GTGAAAATCAATTCCCTTGGCGAATTCGGCCTAATCGACCGGATCGCCGCCGGTGTAAAGCAAAGCCCCGGAGTAGCGATCGGCATCGGTGACGATGCCGCTGCAACTACAGCTACTCCGGGCACCGTCACCCTGGTTACCTCCGACATGCTCGTTGAGCGGGTACACTTCGATTTCGATTTCTGCGATCCAGTTGTCCTCGGGCGAAAAGCACTTTCCGTAAACCTGTCGGATGTAGCTGCCATGGGGGGGCGGCCCCGCTTCTTCCTTCTTTCACTTGCAATCCCTCCGCATTTTCCCGTGGAGGCGATCGACGGCTTTACACGTGGGCTCCTTCAGCGGGCTGAAGAGTTCGGAGTCACCCTCGTCGGTGGCGATACCTGCGCTTCGCGTGGCGACCTCGTCATCTCCATCACCCTCCTCGGCGAACAGCTCCCGGAACTGGTAATTCGCCGCAGCGGGGCTCGTCCGGGTGATCTCGTCTGCCTGACCGGAGAAGTCGGCGAGTCGGCCCTGGGCCTTGAGCTGCTGCGCCGTGGAGAGCGGAGCGGGTGGGCGATCGACCGGCACCTTGACCCGTTTCCCAGGGTACGTGAAGGGTTGCTCCTGGCAAATGCCAAAATCGTCTCAGCCATGATCGACGTAAGCGACGGTCTCCTCGCCGACCTCGGGCACATCCTAAAGCAGTCCGGAGTGGGAGCGCGTCTCGGCGCCGGCAGCATCCCCTGTTCCGACCGCTTCCGGGATGCATGCCGTCACGCGGGGGAGGACCCGCTGCAACTATCTCTCGCGGGTGGAGAGGATTACGAGCTACTCTTTACCATACCCCCTGAAGCTCACCAGGCGGCCGTAGAGATGCTGTCGGAAACGGGGGCGCCCCTCTCGGTAATTGGCGAGGTAACCACGGAGGAGGGCCTTTCGGTATTCGATCGCAACGGGCTTCCTTATCCTGTAAGGTTTCGCGGATTCGATCATTTTTCTCCCCAGGAATAG